The Phaenicophaeus curvirostris isolate KB17595 chromosome 6, BPBGC_Pcur_1.0, whole genome shotgun sequence genome segment CACGGCAAATTATTGGACTTCCACTGTGCTGCAGTAAGCTCACATTTCCTTTCATCAGCAACTGCATTACAGCTTCATTGATTTTCAACTATCCCTCACTGCAAGTATTTTTAACTAGATTTGCACCCTTTTAGTTACCAATCTCACTCCAGTGCTCCTGTATTAATAGGCCTTTTGCATTCCTTTTCCCCAGACACATTTGTGAAAGCTCTTCTTTCCTTATCCTTCTGGCTGTTAGTAATATCACACAGCTTGAATATTCTAGCCTATTTCACAGACCAAGTTCTTCTACTTATCAGGACATGTTATATCTCTCTGCTCAGATTTTCACCTCAGGATTCCTCTTCTAAAACAAAGTGCAGTAAGTGAGATTTGCGAGTTTGCTGCCACGCAATGTGTTTTTATAACCCAGACCACAATATGGTGACTTTCTGGAGAGCAGCCATATACCAAAGAAAAAAGCCattgaaaaaaaggtaaaagttaagaaaatggaaggatTATAGGTAAAAGGAAGATAGCTGCTGACTTTGCACTTGCGACCAACTTTGATATGAAGTACACCAAAAGCAGAATAGTCTGAAGagcaaaaatatgaaataaaatgcaaattctgTATGTTTTCCCCAAAATATACTTTCACTATGCTAGAATGTGGCTTTAAtacaaataacaataaaaattttaggaactttataaaaaaaacttatttttctgataCAATTGGGTTTGAGGAACACTAAGGCTTCACCAATGAAATACATCAGTGTAGCACGTAATAGAAGGAGTTCAGGCAGTTAAGGCACTCATCTGACAAACCACAAacactttttcatttgtttattgtTAAATACTAACTTCttacaaaagcaaatttaaCAATGTCTTTGAAGATAGGAATTTTCTGCAACTGCAGTGACACGTCGTGGTACGTTCCCCAGTTCCTGTGTCAAAATCTGAGTATCTGGCATAAGCAATGGAGAGTTAAGTGAGCCCTGAGAGATGGCCCTGTCTTAATTTGTACAAGTCAGTGCTGCTCTGGAGACTCTGCTtggaaaaacacatttcatATGAATTAAATGGAACTCTGAGCCAAAGTATCAATAATCGGCTTGTGAGTTGCAGGAAGCCTGTGCTGGGTCAttaaacaacaataacaaaaagcaGATGCCTTATTTCAGCTACAAAACAATCACAGCGAAAATCCATGTAAGCAACCCAGTAGTACAACGTAACTTATGCCTTTCTGACAAAGCCTTTTTAATTGCCAGGTACTTCACAGCACAGAATATAAAATGGAAcgttaaattttgcttttattagtAAAGAGGCGTAAAAGATCAACTCCAAACCAGCTAATAAACAATAAACCGCAATGTTCAGGTGTTTATACCTGAGTGTACTATGGCAGCAAAACTTGGAGATGAAACAAAAATCAGCTCaaatggaattattttgtttcatgaCTCAATCACAAAATTGTGCAGTTGAGGTATCAGAGACGTtgcaaaaacatattttttcagaataaacttCAGAATATAAAGTCCTAAACATTTAGAAGTTCTATTGGTGGTGGATAAAGAGGAATCATTGCTAATGTAAACCTTTTTGCTTCAAATTGTTTCAGCTCTTCTGCTGATAATTCACTCTTTGGCGTATATAACTTTTCTGATGTGGTATTGTTTGTGCCTGCAGAAGAAGCTGATGCTACATTATGTCCAGAGGAACCGGCAGTCTGTCCAAATCCAGTACCGCTACAACATGAGGGAGAAGCTCCTACTGCAGCATTAAGAGCACCAAAGGCATTAGGTGGAGCGGGGCTTGAAGACTTCACAGCAGCAGAATTGCCAAACCCCGAAAACCCAGAACTTCCAAACCCACTAGTGGTTTCAGAAGGCTTAAATGAGAAGGAGGCTGCAGATGGAGCAGCCACACTGCCAAAACCAACAGACTGGGATACGCTGGGAGAGGTCATCACACCAAATGCAGGAGCAGAAGAGCTCCCAAAAGCAGGTGTGTTTCCAGATGATGCACTGATGAGATTGGAACTTGGTTTAAAGGAGAAACTGCTGgcagtgttgctgctgctgttcacagGAAAGCCTGCAATTACAGAGAAATGTTAGAATGCACACGCTTGTGGCACTAAACCACTGCTGTATTTCAACAGTGCAGACGAAGAACTCACAAGGATGTTTAACGGTTGGTTCTTAATGCAGAAACTTACCTGACAACCCAAAGCTTGATGTTTGTTGTCCTCCAAATCCAAAGGCAGGCAACGGTTGAGTGACTGTGTTCCTTAATTCAGAgagcttaaaaaaatccaaatacatAAGTGAAAACTAGGTTCTACAATAGGGAAATGTCTTACAATAAGCACTTTAAGCAGAAATGGAGCTGCCCAGTCCTATTTAATATGATTTAGGCTAGGTTAGACACTGATTGCTTTAAGACTAGACACTGCCCTCTGTAAAACACTCATAGAATAACTCCAGAAACATAAATATGTTAtaatttacagatttttgtCTGTCAGTCAACAACCTGAACACCTCTTCCAGCTCTCATTCTCATCTCTGACCTATTTCACTTAGTGCTTTATGACCCTATCTATGCCATTTGCTTTGATTTAGTCTGGTCTATGACCTTGGCACACATCTACTCTGCGCCAAAGCCCAAATGCCGCTTCACTTTCACCACTGAACATAACAAGGGGTATGATCATATTACTAAACCTTTAATGTCTTGCCTGCAGACTCCACCTGAATCAATTTGCTCTGTCTTCCCGATTATTCAATATTGGCTTTAATTCAAGCATTCTCTTCTGACACATCTAGATTCACAAGTGTTTGTCATATTCCCAGGAACAACTActctttgtattttcaaaatttatctGAACAGTGTCTCtcatatctatctatctatctatctatctatctatctatctatctatctatctatctatctatctatctatcatTCTGGCATTACCAAAATGCTCCTTTTATCTTATGATGGCCTGGAGGACAATTCTGGTCCCATATGCCAATTATATTTTGGAAAAGTCAACATCAGCACGTGGAAGAAAAGGTGAGGTGCATGTGTTCCTCATACTATGCATGTACTTGACTGGATCCCAACCTGCAGCTATGGTTGCTTTGACTCGGCTGCAATGATAGTATTCCAGACCAGGGATTCAGGTACTGCCTTGCTAACACAGAATCATCCTGATTCGCTACGTTCCTTAGTTAACTAAAGGGTTTTATAGTACCCGCCCACAATTCACAGATTTCATGATTCCAGAGAAAAGTGGCTGTAAGACCCAAAACTATGTTCACAAACTTCCACGTCCATCTTACTCGGGCAGTGCTAGAATACCCGGTCACTGTTCTGTCACCTATTAAAAACACAGACGAAGAGATGGGGCAGTTTTCAAACTGCATTGATTATTCTCATAAGTAATTCCTCCTTACACCCTTATCACTTTCCCTAATGTTCCCAGGCGCGTTCTAAGATTACTGTCAAAGTCATCGTGCTGCCAGTCAGCCAAACACGCTCATGACAGATATTTTTCAAGGCTGCAGTGCTAGAACATAATACACTGTAGTTGAGATATTCAGAACAGTTCACAGATCTACTGTAAAATTGGGAATGAATCTAAGAATCAAACACTTCAATGTCTCAGCTATTTAGGTGCAAACAAGGATGCCCTACAAGAATCACGTCTATTTTGTTGTAAAATATAGTATCCTGCAATCTTCAAAGCAATCCTTGTCACCTATTTATATAAAGTTAGAAAAAGTGTAGTTAAATCCTTTGATAACAGCTGAAGTTTCTACAGAACACTTGCAAGATCTCTTCATTAAAGACAAAGCAGCACGTTATAACTTTCATGTCTTAGAACTCTTTGCAGCAGAAACGGACGTCATCTGCAGGACAGTTTGGTGGGATGTGTCTAAAACAATATGAatctaagaaaaacatttgcctAGGGTTAATAGAAAAATTGCATCAGGAATAGACACATTCTACCTTTCATCAACACTTACCAAAGCTGCTTTTGTCGATGTATTTAAAGCCTTCAACTCAACCAGCCgctttttccattgttttgctAACTCCTGGACAGAATTTATCTAAAAAGCGGGAAAAGGAaagcatgtttttattattgtttaagacttaaaaaaatgaaaatagagtGAGCTGACAACTAAACTGAAAAAGGTTTCTGGAATTAGGAAAGAAACTTCACTAAGCCGAGAATACAAGATTTTTGCCTTCCTGAAACTTCAAGGTGAGAAGctgaaatttttattattaacacAGAATTCCTTTCAATTCTCTTACTATTGCCCTTAAATcaacttttttatttcatgtaataagattaaaaaaaattacctagGGCTTTCTAAATCTAAGTTCTATATCTATCTGAATTAGGtgcttggaggaaaaaaagaacaaaacccaaacaaaccacacaCAAAATATATAAGTTTAGAGAGAACAAACTCTTCAATCCTTGTTTCATTTCTGGTCTGTCCACTTATGTGCCCACTCATTAAGCTGAAGTCCTAAAACGTGCCTTAACTTCtcccacattttcaaaaaaaaaatgcccacTTTCAAAACCTTATAATTCCAAATACTTTAATAGTATCATcctaaaatatttatctttgcagaaattaatttaaatcagCCTCTTTAGTGTGATCCAACAGATTACTTACAGAACTGCAGCAATAAGTAGTACCTGTGTCTGTCTGATGACTATGATCAAACAAGAAACTGGGAAGtcattaaaataacttttcacaCATTTCAAGCCTGAATTTCCCATATTGATAAGTCACGTAAAGTTTTGTAAGCTTTATAAACTTATTTATAAGTTTATCCACACACCTTGTTTGAAGCCGGGCCTAACTggattttccttaaaaactaACCAATTAAAACATATCACATCCCAAAGTCCTACAAGAGTGGAATGAGTAATCTTTTTGTAAATAAATGCCTTAATTTTTCAAAAGGCTCTTGCATCACAAACATCAATAATCCTTTTGTGTCTAATCACATGCTGGATGATCATGTTGCTTGGTATCAGCTCTTATACAACAGGCTGGCAAATTCAGATTTTGACCCAGTTTAAGAATAGAAACACATGTCTTGGAAAAGACACGTTGTACTCAAACATTCTGTGGGAGAAGTGTACCATACAGTTATCTATCTACTGAGACTTTCATGAACTTGCATTTAATGCTTCAGTGAGAccacagttatttttattttcttaacagcCAAGCATGGCGGATTGTTTAACCATTTtggtttctttaaaagaaattaaaaatgtctcTTCTGTCTCTGAAAACACAATTCTGGTAATTCTAAACACATGGAGCAAGAGTGGTGACAACAGCCATTCCTTCTGTAATACAGAAccaaggagaagaagaaagggcACAACAGAGCTTGATCTAGTTTGCGCTCGAGTCCATCCAACAGCCTAATTCCTTTTCTAGCACAATATTAAACTGTGCTGGCTTCCTTGATATTGACAGGACTACGATAGAGGAACAATTCATATACATTCATATAAAACCATATACGTTTCTAGAAAGGAAGtaatgtatatatatacttCTTTAAATGTATCTGCTATTTTTGGCATTAATTCCCTTCAATAAAAGTATGTCAAAGAATAAGGTCCAACGAACTTCCCCAGTGCTCTACCAGAAGCACTAAACATCCAGCTGTAGCAATTAAACTGGCAAACAGCACACAAAGCATTAAACTTTTCAGGCAAGGCTCAAATTACCTTCTACAAATAACACACAAGGAGCATCTCCAATGAGAACAGACCACACGTTTAACAGACTAGCTAGAAGTCTATTGCCACCACTTTTTGTAGCAGCCAATGTGTCAAGACATTTAGGCCACCGCTTTTAGAAGCTCAGATCTGACAGTTTGAGCCTCTGATCTCAGACAGAAATAGGAAGTTAAGGAAGAGCACGCAGAGTAGCAGCTATTTTTGCATTCTCTTTGGTGCACAGTAATTTAAGAACATTCTGGCATCCTGATAATCTCCCAGAGTTTGGTAACTAAATGAGCCAAGAGTTGCCACCTGAAGAACAGGAAGAAGTTCAATCCCAAGAAGCATCCgcatcattttttaaatacttacaTAGTTCTGAACGTCATTGTTTGCTCTGCAGTTGTAATACTCCAGGCGCAACTCTTCTGGTGAGAAATCTGGAAAGCCTGTAAGGAGACGAATAATCAAAAACCTCCCTGAAAACAGACTAATGTTTCCAATTGAACTCTACAGTTATGAAGAAATGGGCCTCGGTACATTATCTGTACTAAGTCAGTCACTGTTGGAGACACAAAAAGGATTCATTACAGAACTTCAAGACATAAATGTCCAAAATGAATCTGCCATAATCtagtatttctttctgttgcacCACAAGGCAAATCATCACTGTGGAAATGGTTACACAGGTACAACAGTGTGGACAGGTGTAAGAAACATACTAAAGAGCAGCAATAAGCAGCAAAACTAAAACCAATACCTACCTGAaacatttggcttttctttcatGGGTGAATAAGATGAAAACATCCATTGTCCTGAAGATTCCCAAATTTCCAAGTCTCTCATTATACTTTcactagaaaacaaaacaagacaacaCACCGAAGTGAAATGAGATggccaaaacaaaaccaccagaaGCAATTGCTTAGTTTAATCTCACATTGGATTCAAACTATCTGCTACCATGAAAACTAACAGTGACACTCGCCAGAATGAACAAGAGTAGCACTCGGCTCTCTGTGgagaaaaaatagcatttatttgGCAAGATACATAAATATCCCTTCAAAGCATTTTACTTTATCATCTAACTGCAAGTGAATCAAAccacatcttaaaaaaaaaatcccaaaacacaCAAAGTACTTTTTAATCCTTGCACGGTATATGATGTCACAGGGTTTCCCCTGGAGCTTTACATCACAATACTATTTAAAACCTTCTCAAAACTAGACAATTCTACAATATAAAGGAACACGCACAGTCTTTAAAAGCAATattgggggaggagggaggaaagaaagaaaaaagagaaaaataatagatAAGCATTCCATATAAGTTTTTGGAAAAGAATCAAAAGCATAAAAATCCAGACAttgagaaagcagagaaataaaagctaCATCAACACAAATAAATCCAAATGTAAACAAAGAGGGAAAGGGTAAAAACTAAAGTGGACAAGCAGATCACTACACAGTAACAATGAAAATTCTAAGCATTACAGATATTTGTATTACAACGTCCATTCATAGTCCAGAAGCTGAATAAATGACCTGTGAAGCATTTTCTTCACGCAgtctttaacaaaacaaaacaaaagacgTCACACTGCCTGCTGTTTCTCATCACTACCCTGTAATCGCCTTGAATCTGGTGGTCACTCTCAACGGACTTCAACATACAGGCAtgtgaaatttgttttcttaagtgTGAGGGAAACTAAGTCAAATAGTTCATTTTCCCAAAGAGTTGTTTTTTTACCAAGTGGTTGAAATGCTCTCCAAGGGGCTTTGACCCCATATTTTCAAGTATTGGTatctttgtttccttccttaCCCACAACTTAATTACCGCATCATCTTACTAATATCACAGTTGTATAGCTGCCCAACCTAGATTCAAAACAAGGCTCGCTTTCTTCCCATGCCAGGATGCCTCAAAAGAACTACATGAAGTAGTGTTCTCTGTGGTTCTTACTTAGATGTCCCAGCTTCCCCCTCAGGATCATGTTCTCTGCGTTCTCTCTTGTAAGCCAGTAAGCTTTTAAACTGCTCATTCTAAATGCTTTTGGTGAGTCAGAATGCAAACTTACAGAAGTCTCTCCTCTTCATCTTTATAGCCGCCAGCAATATTTTGATTGGTCATTAATGCGGAGAATCTGTTCTGCGAAAAGtctgcatttctgctgctgccactgcctgACGATCCAAAACCAGAGGAGCCAAACAATTCTCTTCCATGATCTCTGCTGCCACCCCATGCATTGGTCTTAAAGGTAGGTGGCTGGATAACATTAGTGTGTCTCGGGTTACTGGTACTTGGTGGTCCTCC includes the following:
- the NUP42 gene encoding nucleoporin NUP42 translates to MAICQFFLQGRCRFGERCWNEHPRGGRHGPPPPTPQGPGPGRGGPPSTSNPRHTNVIQPPTFKTNAWGGSRDHGRELFGSSGFGSSGSGSSRNADFSQNRFSALMTNQNIAGGYKDEEERLLESIMRDLEIWESSGQWMFSSYSPMKEKPNVSGFPDFSPEELRLEYYNCRANNDVQNYINSVQELAKQWKKRLVELKALNTSTKAALLSELRNTVTQPLPAFGFGGQQTSSFGLSGFPVNSSSNTASSFSFKPSSNLISASSGNTPAFGSSSAPAFGVMTSPSVSQSVGFGSVAAPSAASFSFKPSETTSGFGSSGFSGFGNSAAVKSSSPAPPNAFGALNAAVGASPSCCSGTGFGQTAGSSGHNVASASSAGTNNTTSEKLYTPKSELSAEELKQFEAKRFTLAMIPLYPPPIELLNV